In Apium graveolens cultivar Ventura chromosome 10, ASM990537v1, whole genome shotgun sequence, the following are encoded in one genomic region:
- the LOC141690143 gene encoding arogenate dehydratase 1 has protein sequence MQALSPATNTNLQLLLRRRKVNRVAPRQMIIRSAYRFDSANANFSRADWQASCAILASKVVSQQDTEKTDEITAVNGHRTLDVVPVDNLPKALTITDLSPAPMHGSTLRVAYQGVPGAYSEAAAGKAYPKCEAIPCDQFEVAFQAVELWIADRAVLPVENSLGGSIHRNYDLLLRHRLHIVGEVQLPVHHCLLAMPGARKEYLTRVISHPQALAQCEHTLTKLGLNVAREAVDDTAGAAEFVANNKLLDTGAIASARAAELYGLSILADGIQDDSSNVTRFVLLAREPIIPRTDRPFKTSIVFAHDKGTSVLFKVLSAFAFRNISLTKIESRPHRNRPIRLVNDKNVGTAKHFEYLFYVDFEASMAEPRAQNALAEVQEFTSFLRVLGSYPMDMTPWSPSRED, from the coding sequence ATGCAAGCGCTATCCCCAGCAACGAATACTAATCTGCAATTGTTACTGAGACGGAGAAAAGTGAACCGAGTTGCTCCGAGACAAATGATTATTCGTTCTGCATACCGATTCGACTCGGCTAACGCGAACTTTAGCCGAGCCGACTGGCAAGCTTCTTGTGCAATTTTAGCAAGTAAAGTTGTTTCTCAACAGGACACCGAAAAAACCGACGAAATTACTGCCGTTAATGGTCACAGGACGTTAGATGTGGTTCCTGTTGATAATTTACCCAAGGCGCTGACTATTACTGATCTTTCTCCAGCTCCTATGCACGGATCTACGCTTCGTGTTGCGTATCAGGGCGTTCCAGGAGCTTATAGTGAGGCTGCAGCTGGAAAGGCGTATCCGAAATGCGAAGCGATTCCCTGCGATCAATTTGAGGTTGCTTTCCAGGCTGTTGAGCTGTGGATTGCTGATCGTGCTGTGTTACCTGTTGAAAACTCGCTAGGAGGAAGCATTCATCGTAATTACGATCTTCTGCTCAGACATCGTCTACATATTGTTGGAGAAGTTCAGCTTCCTGTGCATCACTGTTTATTAGCAATGCCTGGGGCTCGAAAAGAGTACTTGACTCGTGTTATTAGTCATCCTCAGGCGCTGGCGCAGTGTGAACATACGTTGACCAAGCTGGGATTGAATGTTGCGAGAGAGGCGGTTGATGATACAGCTGGCGCGGCTGAGTTTGTTGCCAATAATAAGTTGTTGGATACAGGCGCGATTGCGTCAGCACGAGCTGCTGAGCTGTATGGATTGAGTATtctggctgatggaattcaggaCGATTCGAGTAATGTTACTCGGTTCGTCCTGTTGGCTCGTGAGCCGATCATTCCAAGGACTGATCGGCCATTTAAAACTAGCATCGTTTTTGCTCATGATAAAGGAACATCTGTTCTATTTAAAGTGTTGTCTGCTTTCGCTTTTCGTAACATTAGTTTGACGAAAATCGAGAGCAGGCCTCACAGGAACCGTCCAATTCGACTAGTGAATGATAAGAATGTCGGAACAGCTAAGCATTTCGAGTACTTGTTCTACGTTGATTTCGAGGCATCGATGGCGGAGCCTAGAGCACAAAATGCCCTTGCGGAAGTTCAGGAGTTCACATCATTTCTCAGGGTTTTGGGGAGCTATCCGATGGATATGACTCCGTGGTCTCCTTCACGGGAAGATTAA
- the LOC141689480 gene encoding protein TIC 100 isoform X2, with product MEGHGVVEVEIPDIEPVPGSKLEEEMRAEGKIIKRDYMTPEDREWLEKDIEDSVRLAGDTYEIPFYENDEWIKQFGRKPEKGRYRYAGEWKHGRMHGCGVYEVNERTIYGRFYFGQLMEEEHGCDANVSSVHSGIAEVAAAKARMFINKPDGMVREERGPYNDPQHPYLYEEEDVWMAPGFINQFYEVPDYWKTYVQDVDEEREMWLNSFYKAPLRLPMPPELEYWWENEEIRPEFILINKEPEPDPEDPSKLIYTEDPLILHTPTGMIINYVDDKEHGIRLFWQPPLKEGEEPDPEKAHFLPLGYDDFFGRDNTVEPTIWMRISQGIENTFKPIADKLDRLIEEKKKDRDLNIELVEKEFELAEAELTLKEVIEDMDEELKRMQEEEEKKMEEVLDEDVEEAGDKEQGSEQEKTAEQEEDIEEEEEDDEDEPSSFGSAIKLDSPDKEKKGIENGRSPFAAASLSLTPSLVSVVSTQLRRPFSTWKGLNLLRNRLSPLLKSQTNPSLVACQTSPLDRQRCSSSSVSFPYIPQQSWKVRAVKQTHLCAKPVTNMRRRRRSKHKSERCGLQGTDSGSNLNILSLCTPV from the exons ATGGAGGGTCACGGAGTTGTTGAAGTTGAAATACCCGATATAGAACCAGTGCCAGGTTCCAA GCTTGAAGAAGAAATGCGTGCTGAAGGGAAAATAATAAAAAGGGATTATATGACTCCAGAAGATAGAGAATGGCTGGAGAAGGATATTGAAGATAGTGTTCGTTTAGCTGGGGATACTTACGAAATACCTTTCTATGAGAATGATGAATGGATCAAACAATTTGGAAGGAAACC GGAGAAAGGTCGCTACCGCTATGCTGGCGAATGGAAACATGGAAGAATGCATGGATGTGGTGTGTATGAAGTTAATGAACGTACAATATAT GGTCGTTTCTATTTTGGACAACTGATGGAGGAAGAACATGGTTGTGATGCAAATGTCTCATCG GTGCATTCAGGTATAGCTGAAGTTGCTGCCGCAAAGGCACGAATGTTCATCAATAAGCCCGATGGAA TGGTTAGAGAAGAGAGGGGTCCTTATAATGATCCTCAGCATCCATACTTGTACGAGGAAGAAGATGTCTGGATGGCGCCAGGTTTCATCAACCAATTTTATGAA GTTCCAGATTACTGGAAAACATATGTGCAGGATGTAGACGAAGAAAGGGAGATGTGGTTGAACTCGTTTTATAAAGCTCCATTGAGACTTCCTATGCCCCCTGAGCTTGAATATTGGTGGGAGAATG AGGAAATAAGGCCAGAATTTATTCTCATTAACAAGGAACCAGAGCCTGATCCTGAAGACCCATCAAAGCTCATATACACTGAAGATCCTCTTATTCTACATACCCCTACTGGAATGATAATTAATTATGTGGATGATAAGGAACATGGTATCCGCCTATTTTGGCAGCCACCATTGAAAGAAGGTGAAGAACCTGACCCAGAAAAGGCCCATTTCCTTCCCCTTGGATATGATGATTTTTTTGGACGAGATAACACCGTTGAGCCCACCATCTGGATGCGAATCTCACAAGGAATAGAAAACACATTTAAACCTATAGCTGATAAATTAGACAGGTTGATTGAAGAGAAGAAGAAAGATCGAGATTTGAACATAGAGCTGGTTGAGAAGGAGTTTGAACTAGCAGAAGCCGAATTGACTCTCAAAGAGGTCATCGAGGACATGGATGAGGAGTTGAAGAGAATGCAAGAAGAGGAAGAGAAGAAAATGGAGGAGGTATTGGATGAGGATGTGGAAGAGGCCGGAGATAAAGAACAAGGTTCTGAACAAGAGAAAACTGCAGAGCAAGAGGAGGACATTGAGGAGGAAGAGGAGGATGACGAAGATGAACCTTCTAGTTTTGGCTCAGCTATCAAACTGGATTCACCGGACAAAGAGAAAAAGGGAATAGAAAATGGAAGGTCGCCATTTGCGGCAGCTTCTTTATCATTAACTCCTAGCCTTGTTTCAGTG GTTTCTACTCAATTGCGGCGGCCATTTTCAACATGGAAGGGTCTGAATTTGCTGAGGAATCGGTTGTCACCTTTACTTAAGTCGCAGACTAACCCTTCTCTAGTTGCTTGCCAGACGTCGCCATTAGATAGGCAGCGTTGTTCCTCAAGCTCTGTCAGCTTTCCTTACATTCCACAACAAAGTTGGAAGGTAAGAGCAGTGAAGCAGACACATCTGTGTGCTAAGCCTGTCACCAATATGAGAAGAAGAAGGCGTTCAAAGCACAAGTCCGAGCGGTGTGGTTTGCAAGGCACCGACTCAGGGAGCAATTTAAACATATTATCTTTATGCACCCCAGTATAG
- the LOC141691520 gene encoding uncharacterized protein LOC141691520: MVNSDLEREKLKWFMKWVLDIGNDDLLPPQIAHIPCIENHILIPPQFCNLETENMIKNMISITYHGFKRNGHDLEYLSKRVILTPTNQTAGHLNSLIIDMLLGMSPHDLKLKAGAVVMLMRNLNQTLGLCNGTKMIVTKYLRFCVECEVICGTFIGTKHFIPRMELSPPDNKMHFKLVRKQMPLQICYAMTINKSQGQSLDTVGSCLPKSIFTHGQYYVAVNRITSPSELTIFVDDDSDLATNITQNMVFKEVFYALSHI; the protein is encoded by the exons ATGGTAAATTCTGATTTGGAAAGAGAAAAGCTGAAATGGTTTATGAAATGGGTGTTAGATATAGGGAATGATGATCTCCTTCCACCTCAGATTGCCCATATACCATGCATTGAAAATCATATTCTAATCCCTCCACAATTTTGTAATTTGGAAACAGAAAATatgattaaaaatatgatttcAATTACGTATCATGGCTTCAAACGAAATGGTCATGATCTAGAATATTTAAGCAAAAGGGTTATTCTCACTCCTACCAACCAAACAGCCGGTCACTTGAATTCGCTTATTATAGACATGCTTCTAG GAATGTCGCCTCATGATCTAAAGCTCAAAGCTGGAGCTGTTGTAATGCTTATGCGTAATTTGAATCAAACTTTAGGGTTGTGTAATGGAACAAAAATGATTGTTACCAAATATCTTAGGTTTTGTGTGGAGTGTGAGGTCATATGTGGCACATTTATTGGCACAAAGCATTTTATTCCACGGATGGAGTTATCTCCTCCGGACAATAAGATGCATTTCAAGTTGGTTCGTAAGCAGATGCCTCTTCAAATATGCTATGCGATGACAATTAATAAATCACAAGGCCAATCTCTTGATACGGTTGGTTCGTGTCTGCCTAAGTCAATTTTTACACATGGACAATACTATGTTGCTGTTAATAGGATCACCTCTCCCAGTGAGCTAACTATTTTTGTTGATGATGACTCAGATCTTGCTACAAATATAACCCAAAATATGGTTTTCAAAGAGGTTTTTTATGCTCTCTCACACATTTAG
- the LOC141689480 gene encoding protein TIC 100 isoform X1, protein MSSPEDSKPPKPSQDDDDIFADAPPTSSSSDSDTESESSEPEAEEPDPTDTTDIFNFYDNTEAVNTKVLSDILSSPSLKQQQLAEDKSVKYLSDRYDFPHDPENWTEADLREYWADGPLSTGKPGWDPAFVDNEDITAIRDEVENGGDPPIAPFYVPYRRPYPVIPDNHYDIRTPKSVVEELDRIEEFLQWVSFVFKDGSSYEGTVWDDLAHGKGVYVAEQGLVRYEGEWLQNNMEGHGVVEVEIPDIEPVPGSKLEEEMRAEGKIIKRDYMTPEDREWLEKDIEDSVRLAGDTYEIPFYENDEWIKQFGRKPEKGRYRYAGEWKHGRMHGCGVYEVNERTIYGRFYFGQLMEEEHGCDANVSSVHSGIAEVAAAKARMFINKPDGMVREERGPYNDPQHPYLYEEEDVWMAPGFINQFYEVPDYWKTYVQDVDEEREMWLNSFYKAPLRLPMPPELEYWWENEEIRPEFILINKEPEPDPEDPSKLIYTEDPLILHTPTGMIINYVDDKEHGIRLFWQPPLKEGEEPDPEKAHFLPLGYDDFFGRDNTVEPTIWMRISQGIENTFKPIADKLDRLIEEKKKDRDLNIELVEKEFELAEAELTLKEVIEDMDEELKRMQEEEEKKMEEVLDEDVEEAGDKEQGSEQEKTAEQEEDIEEEEEDDEDEPSSFGSAIKLDSPDKEKKGIENGRSPFAAASLSLTPSLVSVVSTQLRRPFSTWKGLNLLRNRLSPLLKSQTNPSLVACQTSPLDRQRCSSSSVSFPYIPQQSWKVRAVKQTHLCAKPVTNMRRRRRSKHKSERCGLQGTDSGSNLNILSLCTPV, encoded by the exons ATGTCTTCACCAGAAGACTCAAAACCCCCCAAACCCTCCCAAGACGACGACGACATTTTCGCCGACGCCCCGcccacctcctcctcctccgaTTCCGACACTGAGTCCGAATCATCCGAACCCGAAGCAGAAGAACCCGACCCGACAGACACAACAGACATCTTCAATTTCTACGACAACACCGAAGCAGTCAACACAAAAGTCCTCTCCGACATCCTAAGCTCCCCTTCACTTAAACAACAACAGCTCGCCGAGGACAAAAGCGTCAAATACTTATCCGACCGATACGATTTCCCACATGACCCCGAAAATTGGACTGAAGCTGATTTGAGAGAGTATTGGGCGGACGGCCCGCTTTCCACTGGCAAGCCCGGCTGGGACCCGGCGTTTGTTGATAATGAGGATATTACTGCGATTAGAGATGAGGTGGAAAATGGCGGTGATCCTCCTATTGCGCCTTTTTATGTTCCCTATAGGAGGCCGTATCCTGTTATTCCCGATAATCATTATGATATCAGGACTCCTAAGTCGGTTGTGGAGGAGTTGGACAGGATTGAGGAGTTTTTGCAGTGGGTTAGTTTTGTGTTTAAGGACGGGAGCTC GTATGAAGGCACTGTGTGGGATGACTTGGCACATGGGAAAGGTGTTTATGTTGCTGAGCAAGGACTGGTCAG ATACGAAGGAGAATGGCTTCAGAACAACATGGAGGGTCACGGAGTTGTTGAAGTTGAAATACCCGATATAGAACCAGTGCCAGGTTCCAA GCTTGAAGAAGAAATGCGTGCTGAAGGGAAAATAATAAAAAGGGATTATATGACTCCAGAAGATAGAGAATGGCTGGAGAAGGATATTGAAGATAGTGTTCGTTTAGCTGGGGATACTTACGAAATACCTTTCTATGAGAATGATGAATGGATCAAACAATTTGGAAGGAAACC GGAGAAAGGTCGCTACCGCTATGCTGGCGAATGGAAACATGGAAGAATGCATGGATGTGGTGTGTATGAAGTTAATGAACGTACAATATAT GGTCGTTTCTATTTTGGACAACTGATGGAGGAAGAACATGGTTGTGATGCAAATGTCTCATCG GTGCATTCAGGTATAGCTGAAGTTGCTGCCGCAAAGGCACGAATGTTCATCAATAAGCCCGATGGAA TGGTTAGAGAAGAGAGGGGTCCTTATAATGATCCTCAGCATCCATACTTGTACGAGGAAGAAGATGTCTGGATGGCGCCAGGTTTCATCAACCAATTTTATGAA GTTCCAGATTACTGGAAAACATATGTGCAGGATGTAGACGAAGAAAGGGAGATGTGGTTGAACTCGTTTTATAAAGCTCCATTGAGACTTCCTATGCCCCCTGAGCTTGAATATTGGTGGGAGAATG AGGAAATAAGGCCAGAATTTATTCTCATTAACAAGGAACCAGAGCCTGATCCTGAAGACCCATCAAAGCTCATATACACTGAAGATCCTCTTATTCTACATACCCCTACTGGAATGATAATTAATTATGTGGATGATAAGGAACATGGTATCCGCCTATTTTGGCAGCCACCATTGAAAGAAGGTGAAGAACCTGACCCAGAAAAGGCCCATTTCCTTCCCCTTGGATATGATGATTTTTTTGGACGAGATAACACCGTTGAGCCCACCATCTGGATGCGAATCTCACAAGGAATAGAAAACACATTTAAACCTATAGCTGATAAATTAGACAGGTTGATTGAAGAGAAGAAGAAAGATCGAGATTTGAACATAGAGCTGGTTGAGAAGGAGTTTGAACTAGCAGAAGCCGAATTGACTCTCAAAGAGGTCATCGAGGACATGGATGAGGAGTTGAAGAGAATGCAAGAAGAGGAAGAGAAGAAAATGGAGGAGGTATTGGATGAGGATGTGGAAGAGGCCGGAGATAAAGAACAAGGTTCTGAACAAGAGAAAACTGCAGAGCAAGAGGAGGACATTGAGGAGGAAGAGGAGGATGACGAAGATGAACCTTCTAGTTTTGGCTCAGCTATCAAACTGGATTCACCGGACAAAGAGAAAAAGGGAATAGAAAATGGAAGGTCGCCATTTGCGGCAGCTTCTTTATCATTAACTCCTAGCCTTGTTTCAGTG GTTTCTACTCAATTGCGGCGGCCATTTTCAACATGGAAGGGTCTGAATTTGCTGAGGAATCGGTTGTCACCTTTACTTAAGTCGCAGACTAACCCTTCTCTAGTTGCTTGCCAGACGTCGCCATTAGATAGGCAGCGTTGTTCCTCAAGCTCTGTCAGCTTTCCTTACATTCCACAACAAAGTTGGAAGGTAAGAGCAGTGAAGCAGACACATCTGTGTGCTAAGCCTGTCACCAATATGAGAAGAAGAAGGCGTTCAAAGCACAAGTCCGAGCGGTGTGGTTTGCAAGGCACCGACTCAGGGAGCAATTTAAACATATTATCTTTATGCACCCCAGTATAG
- the LOC141688867 gene encoding heme-binding-like protein At3g10130, chloroplastic, with translation MLFLAVARLLFGKIIVETPKYEVLKSTTNYEIRKYLPNVVAQVKYTPSQFNGDKDGGFKLLANYIGVFGNPLNKAPQKIAMTTPVITKLSSEKIQMTTPVVTKSSGGEGDDEEIVMQFILPSKYTKAEEVPEPVDERVVIREEGEKKYGVVKFGGTATEEVVEEKVGKLKECLEKDGVKVVGEYLLGRFNPTWTLSRFKTNELMIPVE, from the coding sequence ATGTTGTTTCTAGCGGTAGCGCGTCTTCTATTCGGGAAAATTATTGTGGAAACCCCGAAATACGAGGTACTTAAATCTACCACCAATTACGAAATCCGAAAATATTTACCAAATGTGGTGGCGCAGGTTAAATACACTCCATCTCAATTCAACGGAGATAAAGATGGGGGATTCAAGTTACTAGCCAACTACATAGGCGTTTTCGGAAACCCTCTCAACAAGGCACCTCAAAAGATTGCCATGACAACTCCCGTGATCACCAAGTTATCATCGGAGAAAATACAAATGACAACCCCGGTTGTCACAAAGAGTAGCGGTGGTGAAGGTGATGATGAAGAGATTGTCATGCAGTTTATATTGCCGTCCAAGTATACGAAAGCAGAGGAGGTGCCTGAGCCTGTGGATGAGAGGGTGGTGATAAGGGAAGAAGGTGAGAAGAAGTATGGGGTGGTGAAGTTTGGCGGGACCGCGACGGAGGAAGTGGTGGAGGAGAAGGTGGGGAAGTTGAAGGAGTGTTTGGAGAAAGATGGAGTTAAGGTTGTTGGGGAGTATTTGTTGGGTAGGTTTAATCCGACATGGACTTTGTCTAGGTTTAAAACTAATGAACTTATGATTCCCGTTGAGTGA